Proteins encoded by one window of Pseudochaenichthys georgianus chromosome 9, fPseGeo1.2, whole genome shotgun sequence:
- the rfc5 gene encoding replication factor C subunit 5, whose product MSSSSKLPLQSRNLPWVEKYRPQKLDDLISHKDILSTIQKFISEEKLPHLLFYGPPGTGKTSTILACAKQLYKDKEFTSMVLELNASDDRGIDVVRGPVLSFASTRTIFKKGFKLVILDEADAMTQDAQNALRRVIEKYTENTRFCLICNYLSKIIPALQSRCTRFRFGPLSPDQMIPRLEYVVQQESIDINPGGMKAIVTLSSGDMRRSLNILQSTSMAYGKVTEDTVYTCTGHPLRSDIANILDWSLNKDFTSAYKQILQLKTLKGLALHDILTEIHLLIHRVDFPPAIRIGLLIKLADIEHRLASGTNEKIQLSSMVAAFQGVRDIVVSEAS is encoded by the exons ATGTCTTCCTCAAGTAAACTGCCGTTACAGAGCAGAAACTTACCATG GGTAGAAAAATACAGACCACAGAAGCTCGATGATCTGATCTCACACAAAGATATTCTAAGCACCA TCCAGAAGTTTATCAGTGAGGAAAAGCTTCCCCATCTCCTGTTCTATGGCCCTCCTGGAACAGGAAAAACTTCCACCATCCTGGCCTGTGCCAAGCAGCTGTACAAGGACAAAGAGTTCACCTCCATGGTGTTGGAG CTAAACGCATCAGATGACAGAGGTATTGATGTTGTACGCGGTCCGGTCCTTAGTTTTGCGAGCACCAGGACCATCTTCAA GAAGGGCTTCAAGTTGGTGATACTGGATGAGGCCGATGCCATGACCCAGGATGCCCAGAATGCATTGCGGCGAG TAATTGAGAAGTACACAGAAAACACTCGATTCTGTCTGATCTGCAACTACCTGTCCAAGATCATCCCGGCTCTGCAGTCTCGATGCACCAGGTTTCGCTTCGGCCCGCTGTCCCCAGACCAGATGATCCCTCGGCTGGAGTACGTGGtccagcaggagag TATCGACATTAATCCAGGTGGAATGAAGGCCATTGTGACTTTATCATCAGGCGACATGAGAAGATCGCTCAACATACTGCAG AGCACCAGCATGGCGTACGGGAAGGTGACAGAGGACACGGTGTACACCTGCACAGGTCACCCCCTCCGCTCAGATATAGCCAACATCCTCGACTGGTCGCTCAACAAAGACTTCACCTCAGCGTACAAGC AAATCCTTCAGCTGAAGACTTTGAAGGGTTTGGCCCTGCATGATATTCTCACTGAGATTCATCTGCTCATACACAGAG tGGATTTTCCTCCAGCTATTCGGATTGGTCTGCTCATCAAGTTGGCTGACATTGA ACACAGGCTCGCCTCAGGGACCAACGAGAAGATCCAGCTGAGCTCCATGGTGGCAGCTTTCCAAGGCGTGAGAGACATCGTGGTCAGCGAGGCCTCTTAG